One genomic window of Camelina sativa cultivar DH55 chromosome 5, Cs, whole genome shotgun sequence includes the following:
- the LOC104785221 gene encoding uncharacterized protein LOC104785221, giving the protein MRKLNPIMKRGLKAVEDGGLVKILQSEIRHEISHPRFQGAETGSLGDFKLEWDSPESQDVVLRREFDSGEEVVVSALLKPEPIIIEDDDDLVFPREALAKVCIKKPALSSILHFGCRVYETGSGCSHFDVERACFTRSLVSAPSSTYRDNFLRPVDFKLCYELRRYLISKGISEDLTNFLLCHLNKKEQDQYVNWLCKLESTMSHSPSPKP; this is encoded by the exons atgaggaagTTGAATCCGATTATGAAACGAGGATTGAAAGCTGTTGAAGATGGTGGTTTAGTGAAGATCCTCCAATCTGAAATTCGTCACGAAATCTCTCACCCTCGTTTCCAG ggtGCTGAGACTGGTTCTCTTGGAGATTTCAAACTGGAATGGGATTCTCCTGAGAGCCAAGATGTTGTTCTGAGGAGAGAGTTTGATTCAGGGGAGGAGGTTGTAGTCTCTGCTTTACTGAAGCCAGAACCAATAATaatagaagatgatgatgatctagTGTTTCCTAGGGAAGCTCTTGCCAAAGTGTGTATCAAAAAGCCTGCACTCAGCTCTATCTTGCATTTTGGTTGCCGCGTTTACGAAACAGGATCTGGATGTTCTCATTTCGACGTCGAGAGAGCCTGCTTTACTCGGTCTCTAGTGTCTGCTCCTTCTTCTACTTATAGAGATAACTTCCTCAG gCCAGTAGATTTTAAACTATGTTATGAACTACGGCGATATCTAATATCCAAGGGAATAAGTGAAGACTTGACCAATTTTCTCTTGTGTCACCTGAACAAGAAGGAGCAGGATCAGTACGTTAACTGGTTATGCAAGCTTGAATCAACAATGTCACATTCTCCAAGTCCAAAGCCTTGA
- the LOC104785218 gene encoding transcription initiation factor IIB-1 yields the protein MSDAYCTDCKKETELVFDHSAGDTLCSECGLVLESHSIDETSEWRTFANESSNSDPNRVGGPTNPLLADSALTTVIAKPNGSSGDFLSSSLGRWQNRNSNSDRGLIQAFKTIATMSERLGLVATIKDRANEIYKRLEDQKSSRGRNQDALYAACLYIACRQEDKPRTIKEICVIANGATKKEIGRAKDYIVKTLGLETGQSVELGTIHAGDFMRRFCSNLGMSNHAVKAAQEAVQKSEEFDIRRSPISIAAVVIYIITQLSDDKKTLKDISTATGVAEGTIRNSYKDLYPHLSKIAPSWYAKEEDLKNLSSP from the exons ATGTCGGATGCGTATTGTACGGATTGTAAGAAGGAGACGGAGTTGGTGTTCGATCACTCAGCGGGAGACACCCTGTGCTCCGAGTgtggtttggttttggaatcTCACTCCATCGATGAGACCTCTGAGTGGCGTACCTTCGCTAACGAGTCTTCCAACAGCGATCCCAACCGTGTCGGTGGTCCAACCAACCCTCTTCTCGCCGATAGTGCTCTTACCACTGTCATCGCTAAGCCCAATGGTTCCTCCGGTgatttcttgtcttcttctctcgGGAGGTGGCAGAACCGTAACTCCAACTCTGATCGTGGTTTGATTCAAGCCTTTAAAACTATCGCCACCATGTCTGAAAG ATTGGGACTTGTTGCGACTATCAAG GATCGGGCTAATGAGATATATAAGAGGCTGGAGGATCAAAAGTCAAGCAGGGGAAGAAATCAGGATGCACTTTATGCAGCCTGCCTGTACATTGCCTGTCGACAGGAGGACAAGCCACGAACTATTAAGG AAATATGCGTTATTGCCAATGGGGCAACAAAGAAGGAAATTGGCCGAGCCAAAGACTACATTGTTAAAACATTGGGACTGGAGACTGGCCAGTCTGTGGAACTAGGCACTATTCACGCTGGTGATTTCATG AGAAGGTTCTGCTCTAACCTCGGGATGTCCAACCATGCGGTTAAAGCTGCTCAGGAAGCTGTGCAAAAATCTGAGGAATTTGATATAAG GAGGAGCCCTATATCAATAGCGGCAGTGGTCATTTATATCATAACCCAGCTTTCTGATGACAAGAAGACTCtcaaag ACATATCGACAGCGACAGGAGTAGCAGAAGGGACAATAAGGAATTCGTACAAAGACTTGTATCCACATCTGTCAAAGATAGCACCAAGCTGGTATGCCAAGGAAGAGGATCTCAAAAACCTCTCAAGTCCTTGa
- the LOC104785219 gene encoding nuclear pore complex protein NUP93A-like → MLGERGSGEEGQLGRFFTDSRLRQQFLVEAAHQCQEAGLYDKSIEIQKRVGAFSAALETINKCLSEAICSLARGRLDGESRSTGLILAGNDILQTYKYYPEVSPQERDRVMEQETILRELEAILSIHKFGRLGNHLDALREIARLPFLHLDPRVPDATADVFQSASPYFQTCVPDLLKVALTCLDNVPDTDGSIRAMRSKIAGFLASNTHRNWPRDLYEKVARSF, encoded by the exons ATGCTTGGGGAAAGAGGTTCTGGTGAAGAAGGTCAGCTTGGAAGGTTTTTTACTGATTCTAGATTGCGACAGCAGTTCTTGGTTGAAGCTGCGCATCAATGTCAGGAAGCTGGATTATATGACAAA TCCATAGAAATACAGAAGAGAGTGGGTGCATTTTCAGCTGCCTTGGAGACTATAAACAAGTGTCTTTCTGAAGCCATTTGTTCTCTCGCCCGTGGAAGGTTGGATGGTGAAAGCCGATCAACAGGGCTCATACTCGCGGGGAACGACATTCTTCAGACTTACAAATATTACCCTGAAGTCAG TCCCCAGGAAAGAGATCGAGTGATGGAACAAGAAACCATACTAAGAGAGCTTGAGGCGATACTATCAATCCACAAGTTTGGTAGATTAGGCAATCATCTGGATGCTTTAAGGGAAATTGCAAGACTTCCATTCCTTCATCTCGATCCAAGAGTGCCCGATGCAACAGCTGATGTGTTCCAGAGTGCATCACCTTACTTCCAGACTTGTGTCCCGGACCTGCTCAAAGTTGCACTAACGTGTTTGGACAATGTACCTGACACTGATGGATCGATCCGTGCCATGAGATCCAAG ATTGCTGGGTTTCTTGCAAGCAACACACACCGGAACTGGCCTCGTGACTTGTACGAGAAGGTGGCTCGAagcttttga
- the LOC104785222 gene encoding calcium-transporting ATPase 4, plasma membrane-type encodes MSNLLRDFEVDAKNPSLEARQRWRSSVSIVKNRTRRFRNIRDLDKLADYENKRHQIQEKIRVAFYVQKAALQFIDAVARPEYKLSDEVKGAGFSIEADELSSMVRKNDTKSLLHKGGVEEIAKKVSVSLSEGIRSSEVPTREKIYGENRYTEKPARSFFMFVWEALHDITLIILMVCAVVSIGVGVATEGFPQGMYDGTGILLSILLVVMVTAISDYKQSLQFRDLDREKKKIIVQVTRDGNRQEISIHDLVVGDVVHLSIGDQVPADGIFISGYNLEIDESSLSGESEPSHVSREKPFLLSGTKVQNGSAKMLVTSVGMRTEWGKLMETLVDGGEDETPLQVKLNGVATIIGKIGLSFAVLTFLVLCIRFVLEKATSGSFTNWSSEDAMTLLDYFAISVTIIVVAVPEGLPLAVTLSLAFAMKKLMSDRALVRHLAACETMGSSTCICTDKTGTLTTNHMVVNKVWICDKVQERQEGSGEGFQLELPEEVQSILLQGIFQNTGSEVVKDKDGNTQILGSPTERAILEFGLLLGGDFGAQRKEHKILKIEPFNSDKKKMSVLIALPRGGARAFCKGASEIVLKMCENVVDSSGESVPLNEERITSISDIIEGFASEALRTLCLVYKDLDEAPSGDLPDGGYTMIAVVGIKDPVRPGVREAVQTCQAAGITVRMVTGDNISTAKAIAKECGIFTEGGLAIEGSEFRDLSPHEMRNIIPKIQVMARSLPLDKHTLVSNLRKIGEVVAVTGDGTNDAPALHEADIGLAMGIAGTEVAKENADVIIMDDNFKTIVNVARWGRAVYINIQKFVQFQLTVNVVALIINFVSACITGSAPLTAVQLLWVNMIMDTLGALALATEPPNEGLMKRAPIARTASFITKTMWRNIAGQSVYQLIVLGILNFAGKSILKLDGPDSTAVLNTVIFNSFVFCQVFNEINSREIEKINVFKGMFNSWVFTWVMTVTVVFQVVIVEFLGAFASTVPLSWQHWLLSILIGSLSMIVAVILKCIPVESCDHHDGYDLLPSGPSSSNSA; translated from the exons ATGTCTAATTTGCTACGGGATTTCGAGGTGGACGCGAAGAACCCGTCGCTAGAAGCTCGACAGAGATGGAGGTCGTCCGTCTCTATCGTGAAGAACCGTACTCGTCGTTTTCGTAACATCCGGGATCTCGATAAGCTTGCTGACTACGAGAACAAGAGACACCAGATCCAG GAAAAGATCCGAGTTGCTTTCTACGTTCAAAAGGCAGCTCTTCAATTCATCGATG CTGTTGCTAGGCCGGAATACAAGCTCAGTGATGAGGTTAAGGGAGCCGGATTTTCTATTGAAGCAGATGAACTTTCATCTATGGTTCGCAAAAATGACACTAAGAGCTTGTTACACAAAGGTGGAGTTGAAGAAATTGCTAAGAAAGTATCTGTATCTCTCTCTGAAGGCATTCGTTCGAGTGAAGTTCCTACCAGGGAAAAGATATATGGAGAAAATCGTTACACTGAGAAACCAGCCAGAtctttctttatgtttgtttggGAAGCGCTCCATGACATAACCCTTATCATCCTTATGGTGTGCGCTGTAGTATCAATAGGCGTGGGTGTTGCCACAGAAGGATTTCCACAGGGAATGTATGATGGGACGGGGATCTTGCTAAGTATACTCTTGGTTGTCATGGTTACTGCGATCAGCGACTACAAGCAATCTTTGCAGTTCAGAGACTTggatcgagagaagaagaagattattgtACAGGTCACCAGAGATGGGAACAGACAAGAAATCTCCATTCATGATTTGGTCGTTGGAGATGTAGTTCATCTATCTATTGGGGATCAAGTTCCAGCTGATGGGATTTTTATATCTGGATACAACTTGGAGATAGACGAGTCAAGCTTATCGGGCGAGAGTGAACCGTCACATGTGAGTAGAGAGAAGCCTTTTCTGCTTTCAGGAACCAAAGTTCAAAACGGTTCTGCAAAAATGCTGGTGACGTCAGTTGGTATGAGGACTGAGTGGGGAAAGTTGATGGAAACGCTGGTTGATGGTGGAGAAGATGAGACTCCTCTGCAGGTGAAGCTCAATGGGGTTGCAACAATAATTGGTAAGATCGGTCTAAGCTTTGCTGTGCTTACGTTTCTGGTATTGTGCATAAGGTTTGTCTTGGAGAAAGCAACATCTGGTAGCTTCACCAACTGGTCATCTGAAGATGCAATGACGCTACTTGACTACTTTGCAATCTCTGTAACTATCATTGTCGTTGCCGTACCCGAAGGTTTACCTCTAGCAGTGACCTTAAGTTTGGCATTTGCTATGAAGAAGCTGATGAGTGACAGGGCACTTGTGAGGCATCTTGCTGCATGCGAGACTATGGGTTCTTCTACTTGCATCTGCACTGACAAGACAGGGACCTTGACTACTAATCACATGGTGGTCAACAAAGTATGGATCTGTGATAAAGTTCAAGAGAGGCAAGAGGGAAGTGGAGAAGGCTTTCAGTTAGAACTACCAGAAGAAGTTCAGAGTATTCTTTTGCAGGGCATATTTCAGAACACTGGTTCTGAAGTTGTTAAGGATAAAGATGGAAACACTCAGATCCTAGGATCCCCAACGGAAAGAGCAATACTCGAATTCGGTTTGCTTTTAGGTGGTGATTTTGGCGCACAACGCAAAGAGCATAAGATACTCAAGATTGAGCCGTTCAATTCagacaagaagaaaatgtcTGTTCTTATAGCTCTTCCTAGAGGTGGTGCACGAGCTTTCTGCAAAGGCGCATCTGAAATAGTGTTGAAAATGTGCGAGAATGTTGTGGATTCGAGTGGAGAATCTGTTCCACTGAATGAAGAACGGATTACGAGTATCTCTGATATCATAGAGGGTTTTGCTTCAGAGGCTCTGAGGACTCTCTGCTTGGTTTACAAAGATCTAGATGAAGCTCCTAGTGGAGATCTCCCTGATGGAGGCTACACAATGATAGCAGTTGTTGGTATCAAAGATCCAGTACGTCCGGGTGTTAGGGAAGCCGTTCAGACTTGTCAAGCTGCTGGAATCACTGTCCGTATGGTCACTGGAGATAACATAAGCACAGCCAAAGCAATTGCTAAGGAATGTGGCATATTTACTGAAGGAGGTTTAGCTATAGAAGGTTCAGAATTCCGGGATTTGTCTCCTCACGAAATGAGGAACATTATCCCCAAAATTCAG GTAATGGCTCGGTCTCTGCCACTGGACAAACATACTTTAGTCAGCAACTTGAGGAAAATTGGAGAGGTAGTTGCAGTGACTGGGGATGGGACAAACGATGCTCCTGCATTGCATGAAGCAGACATTGGACTTGCAATGGGAATAGCTGGAACAGAG GTTGCAAAAGAGAATGCTGATGTGATCATCATGGACGATAACTTTAAAACAATAGTAAATGTCGCTAGATGGGGACGTGctgtatatataaacattcaGAAGTTTGTTCAGTTCCAGCTAACTGTTAATGTTGTTGCTCTGATCATCAACTTCGTCTCTGCTTGCATCACAG GATCTGCTCCACTCACTGCTGTGCAACTGCTTTGGGTCAACATGATCATGGACACACTTGGTGCATTGGCTCTAGCAACAGAACCTCCCAATGAAGGTTTAATGAAACGCGCACCAATCGCTAGAACTGCTAGCTTCATCACCAAAACCATGTGGAGAAACATCGCAGGTCAAAGCGTTTACCAGTTGATTGTCTTGGGAATTCTCAATTTCGCAGGCAAGTCAATTCTCAAACTCGATGGCCCTGACTCCACAGCCGTTCTCAACACAGTCATCTTCAACTCCTTTGTCTTTTGCCAG GTATTCAATGAGATCAATAGCCGGGAGATAGAGAAGATAAATGTGTTCAAAGGAATGTTCAATAGCTGGGTCTTCACATGGGTAATGACAGTGACGGTAGTGTTCCAAGTGGTCATAGTGGAGTTTCTTGGAGCATTTGCTAGCACCGTTCCGCTGAGCTGGCAACATTGGTTATTATCAATCTTGATAGGATCATTGAGTATGATTGTAGCCGTCATCCTCAAATGCATACCAGTGGAGTCTTGTGACCATCACGATGGCTACGACCTGCTTCCTTCTGGtccttcttcttccaactcTGCCTGA
- the LOC104785217 gene encoding EGF domain-specific O-linked N-acetylglucosamine transferase — translation MVQYQRLIIHHGRKEESGGSSCCYSKRAKQKFRCLLVFSLLSCCFVLSPYYLFGFSTLSLLDSFRREIEGLSSNEPFSTPLCSEISNGTICCDRTGLRSDICVMKGDVRTNSASSSVFLFTASTKDNTKPEKIKPYTRKWETSVMDTVQELNLITKDSNKSSDSVCDVYHDVPAVFFSTGGYTGNVYHEFNDGIIPLFITSQHYKKKVVFVIVEYHDWWEMKYGDIVSQLSYYPLVDFNGDARTHCFKEATVGLRIHDELTVNSSLVNGNQTIVDFRNVLDRGYTHRIQSLVQEETESNVTALDFKNKPKLVILSRNGSSRAILNEKLLVELAEEIGFNVEVLRPQKTTEMAKIYRSMNTSDVMIGVHGAAMTHFLFLKPKTVFIQIIPLGTDWAAETYYGEPAKKLGLKYIGYKIAPRESSLYEEYGKDDPIIRDPDSLNDKGWEYTKKIYLQGQNVKLDLRRFRETLTRSYDFTIRRRFRDEVPRLLVT, via the exons ATGGTGCAGTACCAGAGATTAATCATCCACCATGGAAGAAAAGAGGAAAGTGGTGGAAGCAGTTGCTGCTACTCCAAGAGAGCTAAACAAAAGTTTCGTTGTCTTCTCGttttttctctcctctcttgCTGTTTCGTCTTGTCTCCTTATTACCTCTTCGGCTTCTCCACTCTCTCCCTCCTAG ATTCGTTTCGCAGAGAAATCGAAGGTCTTAGTTCTAACGAGCCATTCAGTACCCCTTTGTGCTCAGAAATCTCCAATG GAACCATTTGTTGTGACAGAACCGGTTTGAGATCTGATATATGTGTTATGAAAGGTGATGTCCGAACAAACTCTGCTTCTTCATCAGTCTTCCTCTTCACCGCCTCCACCAAGGACAACACAAAACCGGAAAAGATCAAACCTTACACGAGAAAATGGGAAACTAGTGTGATGGACACAGTGCAAGAACTCAACCTCATCACCAAAGATTCGAACAAATCTTCAGATAGTGTATGCGATGTGTACCACGATGTTCCTGCTGTGTTCTTCTCCACTGGTGGATACACGGGAAACGTATACCACGAGTTTAACGACGGGATCATCCCTTTGTTTATAACTTCGcagcactacaagaaaaaagtTGTGTTTGTGATCGTTGAGTATCATGATTGGTGGGAGATGAAGTATGGAGACATCGTTTCGCAGCTCTCGTATTATCCACTGGTTGATTTCAATGGAGATGCGAGAACACATTGTTTCAAAGAAGCTACCGTTGGATTGCGTATTCACGACGAGTTAACTGTGAATTCTTCACTGGTCAATGGGAATCAAACCATTGTTGACTTCAGAAACGTTTTGGATCGTGGTTACACTCATCGTATCCAAAGCTTGGTCCAGGAGGAAACAGAGTCCAACGTGACCGCACTCGATTTCAAGAACAAGCCGAAACTGGTGATTCTATCAAGAAACGGATCATCGAGGGCGATACTTAACGAGAAACTTCTCGTGGAGCTAGCAGAAGAAATCGGTTTCAACGTCGAGGTTCTAAGACCACAAAAAACAACGGAAATGGCTAAGATTTATCGTTCGATGAACACGAGCGATGTAATGATCGGTGTACATGGAGCAGCAATGACTCATTTCCTATTCTTGAAACCGAAAACAGTCTTCATTCAGATCATCCCGTTAGGGACGGATTGGGCGGCAGAGACATACTATGGAGAACCGGCGAAGAAGCTAGGATTGAAGTACATTGGTTACAAGATTGCGCCGAGAGAGAGCTCTTTATATGAAGAATATGGTAAAGATGATCCTATTATCCGAGATCCGGATAGTCTCAACGATAAAGGATGGGAATATACTAAGAAAATATATCTACAAGGACAGAACGTGAAGCTTGACTTGAGAAGATTTAGAGAAACGTTAACTCGTTCCTACGATTTCACAATCAGAAGGAGATTTAGAGATGAAGTTCCTCGTTTACTTGTTACATAG
- the LOC104788827 gene encoding nuclear pore complex protein NUP93A-like: MANDQEMSGWTDLLHSSSKLLEQAAPSSQFPPLQRNLDQLEALSKKLKAKTLRNEAPSQSIAATRLLAREGINAEQLARDLKSFELKTTFEDVFPAEATSVEEYLQQVHEMAMVSAIQEAQKDNVRSFNDYMMKVLEEDWRKEKRDFLQSLSRISMLPKTNFTDTSREAHAGQLVPVASSPRVSSIPGKELVALANIPIHEKKAYIYGEVVKKLNTSKERGLPFRPAMCFKDAYDTLGAEVTRGKSVNMQKIWQLVQAITGEDSATRQGVSKRMSLAIGARLHLQRGHEKFIMDTIQSHPSQAALGGSVGNLQRIRAFLRIRLRDYGILDFDSADARRQPPVDTTWQQIYFCLRTGYYEEAREIARSTRSSQQFAPLLTEWITTDGMVAAESAAIASEECEKMLRMGDRLGRTSYDKKKLLLYTIISGSRRQIERILRDLSTLFNTIEDFLWFKLSCIRDVTGGSSSVHSVATSYHALIQRSRRWRV; the protein is encoded by the exons ATGGCGAACGACCAAGAGATGAGTGGTTGGACTGATCTTCTCCATTCTTCGTCGAAGCTTCTGGAGCAAGCTGCTCCTTCTTCTCAGTTTCCTCCTCTTCAG AGAAATTTAGATCAGTTGGAAGCGTTATCGAAGAAGCTAAAGGCTAAAACCCTAAGGAACGAAGCTCCTTCTCAGTCTATTGCTGCCACTAG ACTACTCGCACGGGAGGGAATCAATGCAGAGCAACTAGCTCGTGATCTTAAATCTTTTGAGCTCAAG ACAacatttgaggatgtgtttcctGCTGAGGCGACGAGCGTTGAAGAATACCTGCAACAG gttcATGAAATGGCTATGGTATCAGCTATACAGGAAGCCCAAAAGGATAATGTTCGAAGCTTTAATGACTACATGATGAAAGTGCTGGAG GAGgattggagaaaagaaaaacgcGACTTCCTTCAGAGCCTCAGCAGAATATCAATGCTACCTAAAACGAATTTCACTGATACAAGCAGAGAGGCTCATGCTGGTCAACTAGTGCCGGTGGCTTCAAGTCCTCGAGTGTCCTCAATACCAGGCAAAGAACTTGTGGCTCTGGCTAACATACCCATTCATGAGAAAAAGGCATACATCTATGGAGAGGTTGTGAAGAAACTTAACACTTCAAAAGAACGAGGCTTGCCATTTAGA CCTGCTATGTGTTTTAAGGACGCTTATGATACTCTTGGTGCTGAGGTAACTCGCGGAAAATCAGTCAACATGCAGAAAATCTGGCAGCTTGTCCAG GCAATAACAGGTGAAGATTCAGCAACTAGACAAGGTGTTTCGAAGAGGATGTCTCTCGCGATAGGTGCAAGGCTTCATTTACAACGTGGGCATGAGAAATTTATAATGGACACAATTCAGAGTCACCCGTCACAA GCTGCTCTTGGTGGATCTGTTGGAAATTTGCAAAGAATTCGTGCATTCCTTCGG ATTCGTTTGAGAGACTATGGTATTTTAGATTTCGATTCAGCTGATGCTCGTAGGCAGCCTCCTGTTGATACTACTTGGCAACAG ATATATTTTTGCTTGCGAACTGGGTATTATGAGGAGGCTAGAGAAATCGCTCGGTCAACTCGGTCATCTCAGCAATTTGCACCACTG CTTACAGAGTGGATTACCACAGATGGTATGGTGGCTGCAGAGTCTGCAGCTATAGCTTCAGAAGAATGTGAGAAAATGCTAAGAATGGGTGACCGGTTGGGTCGAACTTCGTATGACAAGAAGAAACTTTTACTCTACACCATCATTTCTGGCTCCCGTAGGCAAATTGAGCGCATACTGAGGGATCTGTCTACACTATTCAACACAATTGAAGATTTCTTATGGTTCAAATTATCATGCATAAGGGACGTCACTGGTGGATCTTCATCTGTG CATTCAGTTGCTACCAGCTATCATGCACTTATCCAAagaagcaggagatggaggGTATAA